In the Thiobacillus sp. genome, one interval contains:
- a CDS encoding PEP-CTERM sorting domain-containing protein, whose product MNKQLNILCAALVAGFLSAGANADMLVDWDLSGMTGTEASRASFSAAAGITGLDLARGAGLAGNTGANSLNTKGWDGANGDDYISFGFSVAQGLEVDLDSLVIGSKSSSTGPGTIGLFHNGDNFTTALTTFVQDGANYVNAIVDLSNLASLTGTVEFRLYEVGDTQADGVGATSSAGTFRVAEYTDGANFTNLQINGAVAAPVPEPETYALMLAGLGLVGALARRRKG is encoded by the coding sequence ATGAACAAGCAACTGAACATCCTTTGTGCAGCCCTGGTGGCCGGGTTCCTTTCCGCCGGCGCCAACGCCGACATGCTGGTGGACTGGGACCTTTCCGGCATGACGGGCACCGAGGCCAGCCGCGCCTCCTTCAGCGCCGCAGCCGGCATCACCGGGCTGGATCTCGCCCGGGGCGCCGGCCTGGCCGGCAACACGGGGGCCAACTCCTTGAACACAAAGGGGTGGGACGGGGCCAACGGCGATGACTACATCAGCTTCGGCTTTTCCGTGGCCCAAGGCCTGGAAGTCGATCTCGACTCCCTGGTGATCGGCTCCAAGTCTTCGTCCACCGGCCCCGGCACCATCGGCCTGTTCCACAACGGCGACAATTTCACCACCGCCCTGACCACCTTCGTCCAGGACGGTGCCAACTACGTGAATGCCATCGTGGACCTGAGCAACCTGGCCAGCCTGACGGGCACGGTGGAGTTCCGCCTCTACGAGGTGGGGGACACCCAGGCCGACGGTGTTGGCGCCACCTCCAGCGCCGGTACCTTCCGTGTCGCCGAGTACACCGATGGCGCGAACTTCACCAACCTGCAGATCAACGGCGCCGTGGCCGCCCCCGTGCCCGAGCCCGAGACCTATGCCCTGATGCTGGCCGGCCTGGGTCTGGTGGGCGCGCTGGCCCGCCGTCGCAAGGGCTGA
- a CDS encoding transglutaminase-like cysteine peptidase: MKLLIALTAGLGLLAMAATDKALLPDGRTLELARGRFGPQAAARLEEWRDLVKSLAGATEGERLSRVNRFFNALPNVDDQALWGRRDYWATPVELLVRNGGDCEDFALAKYFSLKAAGVSTAKLRVTYARAWLARQGRMESHMVLAYYPAPDADPLILDNLVAAIVPAAQRTDLSPTMSFNAEGLWSARQRGQSGRIGETASIRHWNDLLERMREEHNGGPR, encoded by the coding sequence TTGAAATTGCTCATCGCCCTGACAGCCGGTTTGGGCCTGCTGGCCATGGCCGCCACGGATAAGGCCCTGCTGCCCGACGGAAGAACGCTGGAACTGGCCCGTGGCCGTTTCGGGCCCCAGGCGGCGGCTCGCCTGGAGGAATGGCGTGACCTGGTCAAGAGCCTGGCGGGGGCGACGGAGGGCGAAAGATTGTCGCGCGTCAACCGCTTCTTCAATGCCTTGCCCAACGTGGACGACCAGGCACTTTGGGGCCGGCGGGACTACTGGGCCACGCCGGTGGAACTGCTGGTACGCAACGGCGGGGATTGCGAGGATTTCGCCCTGGCCAAGTACTTCAGCCTGAAGGCGGCGGGGGTGTCCACGGCCAAATTGCGTGTCACCTATGCACGGGCCTGGCTGGCGCGCCAGGGGCGCATGGAATCCCACATGGTGCTGGCCTACTATCCCGCACCTGACGCCGATCCGCTGATCCTGGACAACCTGGTGGCCGCGATCGTGCCTGCCGCCCAGCGCACAGATCTGTCCCCAACCATGAGTTTCAACGCGGAAGGCCTCTGGTCCGCTCGGCAACGGGGTCAAAGCGGCCGCATCGGAGAGACCGCCAGCATCCGCCACTGGAACGACCTGCTCGAGCGCATGCGCGAGGAACACAACGGAGGCCCGCGATGA
- a CDS encoding EAL domain-containing protein: protein MKHISLKALLILVLLPMYLTMGIALFATGLDHTRDFLRQQLRNHAQDAASALALRLAPAFAANDMAAVASAVDALHDSGYYRAIVLERPGGSPVVSREFPLVVEQVPAWFMRLLPMEAPRGTAEVTTGWRLAAQVGVVSHPGHAYRQLWQDARDTLLWTLAFCLATIPILIWVINRALRPLGAMERLAIQVGEGRFPRLDAVPRVRELVHIGRALDHMSASVERMLDEKTRLIDQLRADLLHDPATGLANRAYFESSLDHALGQDAPRCGIALLRVEGLAELNARQGREAGDRLINCVAAALHGFALGHGGSAARMDGAQFAMLLEDCERDTWREYAETLSLDLSQALDQVLAHRLPELGVDHGCALHVGTAWTREGDRPGLLARADAALRDARLGPSGSTRQADGPMPGREETRRCLRQALGEDALTLAWQPLVNCGDQALVHREAFARLTDAQGILLPAGAFIALAEEEGLLPELDRLVIARAWRARAANTRDACAVNVSAATLAGADFPEWLAGLAGEPSRLFLECTLGGAEFAPGVTRALARLKATGFPVVLDRFVPGARALEQMATLAPDWVKLEGGLCRHAVAHPGTRILLTTLCEYAHALGIRVAATGVEKEEDVAVLQSLGLDAVQGRVFDGLFPFQDGIKA from the coding sequence ATGAAACACATCAGCCTGAAAGCGCTGCTGATCCTGGTATTGCTGCCCATGTACCTGACGATGGGCATCGCCCTGTTCGCCACGGGCCTGGACCATACCCGGGACTTCCTGCGGCAGCAGTTACGGAACCATGCCCAGGACGCCGCCAGCGCCCTGGCCCTGCGCCTGGCCCCGGCCTTTGCCGCCAACGACATGGCGGCCGTGGCCAGCGCGGTGGACGCCCTGCATGACAGCGGCTACTACCGTGCCATCGTGCTGGAGCGACCGGGCGGCAGCCCCGTCGTGTCCAGGGAGTTCCCGCTGGTGGTGGAACAGGTGCCGGCATGGTTCATGCGCCTGTTACCCATGGAGGCGCCCCGGGGCACGGCCGAGGTCACCACGGGCTGGCGCCTGGCCGCGCAGGTTGGCGTCGTCAGCCACCCCGGCCATGCCTACCGCCAGCTATGGCAAGATGCAAGGGACACCTTGCTCTGGACCCTGGCCTTCTGCCTGGCCACCATCCCCATCCTGATATGGGTGATTAACCGCGCGCTGCGCCCCCTGGGCGCCATGGAAAGGCTGGCCATACAGGTGGGGGAGGGGCGCTTTCCCAGGCTCGATGCCGTGCCCCGCGTGCGGGAACTGGTCCACATAGGCCGGGCACTGGACCACATGTCCGCGTCCGTGGAGCGGATGCTGGACGAGAAGACGCGCCTCATCGACCAACTGCGGGCCGACCTGCTGCACGACCCGGCCACCGGCCTGGCGAACCGCGCCTACTTCGAGTCCAGCCTGGACCATGCCCTGGGCCAGGACGCACCCCGCTGCGGCATCGCCCTGCTGCGGGTCGAAGGCCTGGCGGAACTGAATGCCCGGCAGGGGAGGGAGGCGGGCGATCGACTGATAAATTGCGTGGCGGCGGCCCTGCACGGGTTCGCCCTGGGGCACGGTGGCTCCGCTGCCCGTATGGATGGCGCCCAGTTCGCGATGCTGCTGGAAGACTGCGAACGGGACACCTGGCGAGAGTACGCGGAAACCCTGTCCCTGGATCTTTCCCAGGCCCTGGACCAGGTGCTGGCACATCGCCTCCCCGAGTTGGGGGTGGACCACGGTTGTGCCCTTCACGTGGGCACGGCCTGGACGAGGGAAGGTGACCGCCCCGGCCTCCTGGCCCGGGCGGACGCGGCCCTGCGGGACGCCCGGCTGGGGCCGTCCGGCAGCACGCGGCAGGCCGATGGCCCGATGCCCGGGCGTGAGGAAACCCGCCGATGCCTGCGCCAGGCTCTGGGAGAAGACGCGTTGACGCTTGCCTGGCAACCCCTGGTGAACTGCGGGGACCAGGCCCTGGTGCACCGGGAGGCCTTCGCCCGCCTCACCGATGCCCAGGGCATCCTCCTGCCGGCGGGGGCATTCATCGCCCTGGCCGAGGAAGAGGGCCTGTTGCCAGAACTGGACCGCCTCGTCATCGCCCGGGCCTGGCGGGCCCGGGCCGCAAACACCCGGGACGCCTGCGCCGTCAACGTCTCCGCTGCCACCCTGGCGGGGGCGGATTTCCCGGAATGGCTGGCCGGATTGGCGGGTGAGCCGTCCCGGCTATTCCTGGAATGCACCCTGGGAGGCGCCGAATTCGCCCCTGGCGTCACGCGGGCCCTGGCGCGCCTGAAGGCCACCGGATTCCCCGTCGTGCTGGATCGCTTCGTACCCGGGGCCCGGGCCCTGGAGCAGATGGCCACCCTGGCGCCGGACTGGGTCAAGCTGGAAGGGGGGCTATGTCGCCACGCGGTCGCCCACCCGGGTACCCGCATCCTGCTCACAACCCTGTGCGAGTACGCCCATGCGCTGGGTATTCGGGTGGCCGCCACGGGCGTGGAAAAGGAGGAAGACGTGGCCGTGCTCCAGAGCCTGGGCCTGGATGCCGTGCAGGGCCGCGTGTTCGACGGCCTGTTTCCGTTTCAGGATGGGATTAAGGCGTAA
- a CDS encoding peptidylprolyl isomerase: MRRILITCLLTLAAVPLVHAAESDVVARMGDITLTLAEARLLAAQGPAEALTPQALERLARTEIIRKSIAAEARRQTFDRKPDVAAQMERAAEQALVTAYMNGIARPPADFPPEDLVRQAYESNKAAFTTAPQFHVSQIYVAGSDASAARKADDLHRQAVKKRADFAAIARKSSDHKPSAEKGGDMGWLSAKDLVPAVRATLEGLKNGEVGKPVQGGEGYHILKLEARKDAEVLPLDKARPILARNLRLAKAQEIEAAYLDALLAKTPVAINGIALSELGKDGKK, translated from the coding sequence ATGCGCCGCATCCTGATTACCTGTCTGCTCACCCTGGCCGCCGTGCCGCTTGTTCATGCCGCGGAAAGCGACGTGGTGGCCCGCATGGGGGACATCACGCTGACCCTGGCCGAAGCCCGCCTCCTCGCCGCCCAGGGCCCTGCCGAGGCCCTTACCCCCCAGGCCCTGGAACGCCTGGCCCGCACCGAGATCATCCGCAAGTCCATCGCGGCGGAGGCCCGCAGGCAGACGTTCGACAGGAAGCCTGACGTGGCGGCGCAGATGGAGCGGGCGGCCGAACAGGCCCTGGTCACGGCCTACATGAACGGCATCGCCCGTCCTCCGGCGGACTTTCCGCCGGAGGATCTGGTCAGGCAGGCCTACGAGTCCAACAAGGCGGCTTTCACTACCGCGCCCCAATTCCATGTCAGCCAGATCTACGTCGCCGGCAGCGATGCCAGTGCCGCCCGCAAGGCTGATGACCTTCACCGCCAGGCCGTCAAGAAGCGGGCGGACTTCGCCGCCATCGCCCGCAAGTCCTCCGACCACAAGCCCAGTGCCGAGAAGGGCGGCGACATGGGCTGGCTGTCTGCCAAGGACCTGGTTCCCGCCGTGCGCGCAACCCTGGAGGGGCTGAAGAATGGGGAAGTCGGCAAGCCCGTGCAGGGCGGCGAGGGTTACCACATCCTGAAGCTGGAAGCGCGCAAGGACGCGGAAGTCCTGCCTCTGGACAAGGCTCGGCCCATCCTGGCGCGGAACCTGCGCCTGGCCAAGGCCCAGGAAATCGAGGCGGCCTACCTGGACGCGCTGCTGGCCAAGACCCCCGTGGCCATCAACGGCATCGCCCTGAGCGAATTGGGCAAGGACGGCAAGAAGTAA